The Streptomyces phaeolivaceus genome has a window encoding:
- a CDS encoding tetratricopeptide repeat protein, producing MVCSSPDCGITFAPPYTVGPVPVEGYCPACGEPYSYRPELAEGDVLRDQYRIMGPIAHGGQGWVYLAEDTHLGDVVAVKGMLNRYERDGARLADVERRNLVAIRHPRIVQIRDFVARRDGNGQVTGGYIVMDDVGDGTLEKVVKETRRGESVLDIEHVAAYGCQILEALVHLHAGGEKGFVYGDMKPSNVVHHGDGVKVIDLGGMRERGQSRPPAHVTPDYMAPETASAAMPTTAHDLHTVGVTLRELAGWAVDEVPGLGTASFRGVVDRATRGDPGLRFADAREMAGQLRGALREIRALRGKSDPPEPSDYFWPSPQLLGARLGTVPGIEHWLDRPRRDRYDPPLAPALDLGAPTLTEIARRLPVPRRYPGDPQTARFEVSSGYDPDRLLDQEDGRPPSVEIRLHNVRVLLGRDTRDIRDDLERAQEELDTADSIPGPSAVRRWRLEWHRALVALRRADLDDDPRRVAEARGHFARVRLELPGEYAPKLALAYCGERLGDDSAGPTAKELYEAVFARNPAHGGAALGLARLALRAGDRRAALDVLGRVRPGTLDHTVTRIASLRIRAARLPRNGDPLPEPAEVDAALAELRGLVRREPGAGGPSLSEDEALRLGTELHEWKLDALYSRDDRPGPRGGGGAGRLDVRALRGLGAQERRLRARIESYYRQLAARHGESAAAHEHLVDLSLAVRPQTVV from the coding sequence ATGGTCTGCTCGTCCCCGGACTGCGGGATCACCTTCGCGCCGCCGTACACCGTGGGGCCGGTGCCGGTCGAGGGGTACTGTCCGGCCTGCGGCGAGCCGTACTCGTACCGGCCCGAACTCGCCGAGGGCGATGTGCTGCGCGACCAGTACCGGATCATGGGGCCCATCGCGCACGGCGGGCAGGGCTGGGTCTATCTCGCCGAGGACACGCATCTCGGTGACGTGGTCGCCGTCAAGGGCATGCTCAACCGCTACGAGCGGGACGGGGCCCGGCTCGCCGACGTCGAGCGCCGCAACCTCGTCGCCATCCGCCACCCCCGTATCGTCCAGATCCGCGACTTCGTCGCCCGGCGCGACGGAAACGGGCAGGTCACCGGCGGCTACATCGTCATGGACGACGTCGGTGACGGCACCCTCGAGAAGGTCGTCAAGGAGACCCGGCGCGGGGAGTCCGTCCTCGACATCGAGCACGTGGCCGCGTACGGCTGCCAGATCCTCGAAGCGCTCGTCCATCTGCACGCGGGCGGCGAGAAGGGCTTCGTGTACGGGGACATGAAGCCCTCGAACGTCGTGCACCACGGGGACGGCGTCAAGGTCATCGATCTCGGCGGGATGCGGGAGCGGGGCCAGAGCCGGCCGCCCGCCCATGTCACGCCCGACTACATGGCGCCCGAGACGGCGTCCGCCGCCATGCCCACCACCGCCCACGACCTCCACACGGTCGGTGTCACCCTGCGGGAACTCGCCGGCTGGGCCGTCGACGAGGTCCCCGGCCTCGGCACCGCCTCCTTCCGGGGCGTCGTCGACCGGGCCACGCGCGGCGATCCCGGTCTGCGGTTCGCCGACGCCCGCGAGATGGCGGGCCAACTGCGCGGCGCGCTGCGGGAGATCCGCGCCCTGCGCGGCAAGAGCGACCCGCCCGAACCCTCCGACTACTTCTGGCCGTCCCCGCAACTGCTCGGCGCCCGGCTCGGCACGGTCCCCGGCATCGAGCACTGGCTCGACCGCCCGCGCCGCGACCGCTACGACCCGCCCCTCGCCCCCGCCCTCGACCTCGGCGCCCCCACCCTCACCGAGATAGCCCGTCGGCTGCCGGTGCCCCGGCGCTACCCGGGCGATCCGCAGACCGCCCGGTTCGAGGTCAGCAGCGGTTACGACCCGGACCGGCTCCTCGACCAGGAGGACGGCAGACCGCCCTCGGTGGAGATCCGGCTGCACAACGTACGGGTCCTGCTGGGACGGGACACCCGGGACATCCGGGACGACCTGGAGCGGGCGCAGGAGGAACTCGACACCGCCGACTCCATCCCCGGGCCCTCCGCCGTGCGCCGATGGCGGCTGGAGTGGCATCGCGCGCTGGTCGCGCTGCGCCGGGCCGACCTGGACGACGACCCCCGGCGGGTCGCCGAGGCCAGGGGCCACTTCGCCCGGGTCCGCCTCGAACTGCCCGGTGAGTACGCGCCCAAGCTGGCCCTCGCCTACTGCGGGGAGCGGCTCGGCGACGACAGTGCCGGGCCCACCGCGAAGGAGCTGTACGAGGCCGTGTTCGCCCGCAACCCCGCGCATGGCGGCGCCGCCCTCGGGCTCGCACGGCTCGCGCTCCGCGCGGGCGACCGGCGCGCCGCGCTCGACGTCCTCGGCCGGGTGCGCCCCGGCACCCTGGACCACACCGTCACCCGTATCGCCTCCCTGCGCATCCGCGCGGCCCGGCTGCCCCGGAACGGCGATCCGCTGCCCGAGCCCGCCGAGGTCGACGCGGCCCTCGCCGAACTGCGCGGCCTCGTCCGCCGGGAGCCGGGGGCGGGTGGGCCGAGCCTGTCGGAGGACGAGGCGCTGCGCCTCGGTACCGAGCTGCACGAATGGAAGCTCGACGCGCTGTACAGCCGCGACGACCGGCCCGGCCCCCGGGGCGGGGGCGGTGCCGGGCGGCTCGATGTCCGTGCGCTGCGTGGCCTCGGTGCGCAGGAGCGGCGGCTGCGTGCCCGTATCGAGTCCTACTACCGGCAACTGGCCGCCCGGCACGGGGAGTCGGCCGCCGCGCATGAGCATCTCGTGGATCTTTCGCTGGCGGTGCGTCCGCAGACGGTGGTGTGA
- a CDS encoding glycosyltransferase family 2 protein: MVEAGPRVAVAVVTMGNRPTEVDALLASVAKQDLAPERIVVVGNGCPLPEFAERLGLPGEVTLVEVDENLGCPGGRNVAIDRLREFGDVDVVVELDDDGLLVDADVLRRVRDLYAADPRLGIVGFRIADEHGETQRRHVPRVGAKDPMRGGPVTGFLGGGHALSMAMLGETGDWAAEFFFAHEETDLAWRALDAGWTVLYAPELLLQHPKTSPARHAIYYRVNARNRVWLARRRLPLALVPVHLGVWVLITLLRTRSAGGLKAWFSGFVEGWRESGGERRPMSWRTVWRLTRLGRPPIL; this comes from the coding sequence GTGGTGGAGGCCGGGCCTCGGGTGGCTGTCGCCGTGGTGACGATGGGCAATCGGCCCACCGAGGTGGACGCGCTGCTCGCCTCCGTGGCCAAGCAGGACCTCGCGCCCGAGCGGATCGTCGTCGTCGGGAACGGCTGCCCCCTCCCCGAGTTCGCCGAACGGCTCGGTCTGCCCGGCGAGGTCACCCTCGTCGAAGTGGACGAGAACCTGGGCTGCCCCGGCGGCCGGAACGTGGCCATCGATCGGCTGCGGGAGTTCGGGGACGTGGATGTCGTCGTCGAGTTGGACGACGACGGTCTGCTCGTCGACGCCGATGTGCTGCGCCGCGTACGGGACTTGTACGCCGCCGACCCCCGCCTCGGCATCGTCGGCTTCCGGATCGCCGACGAGCACGGCGAGACCCAGCGGCGGCATGTGCCGAGGGTCGGGGCCAAGGACCCGATGCGCGGCGGCCCGGTCACCGGGTTCCTCGGCGGCGGACACGCCCTCTCCATGGCCATGCTCGGCGAGACGGGCGACTGGGCCGCCGAGTTCTTCTTCGCGCACGAGGAGACGGACCTCGCCTGGCGGGCGCTCGACGCGGGCTGGACCGTGCTGTACGCCCCCGAACTGCTCCTCCAGCACCCGAAGACCTCACCCGCCCGGCACGCGATCTACTACCGCGTCAACGCCCGCAACCGCGTCTGGCTCGCCCGCCGCCGCCTCCCGCTCGCGCTCGTCCCCGTCCACCTGGGGGTGTGGGTCCTCATCACCCTGCTGCGAACGCGCTCGGCGGGCGGCCTGAAGGCGTGGTTCAGCGGCTTCGTGGAAGGCTGGCGCGAGTCGGGCGGCGAGCGTCGGCCCATGAGCTGGCGGACGGTGTGGCGCCTGACGCGCCTGGGACGACCGCCGATCCTGTAG
- a CDS encoding Tat pathway signal sequence domain protein, with protein sequence MTGRQGSSPAFGRRTLLGTGLGAAAALAVAGASPAHAAAETAARTSGTPARRRGQAFLAAAMDAYPDHGAVRLTQSYTDQAGLFSTAFTYDNALAVLAHLAVGTADGRARAVALGDALIYAQEHDPAYDDGRLRQAYNVGPYVYYDGVPQPDGFVRADGTANVGTQFGFTGTAVGDMAWAGIALSALARRTGARRFLAAAVRIGEWIERTGRTDEPLGGYKFGVNGANERLPFTSTEHNTDLICLFGRLARLTGDRVWAERRARAEAFVKRMWAPTQGQGQSLSGGFFYTGTNDGVTVNKSPIPEDTQTWTHLALDSARDSRSLDWAARELAVLDHAERRNSTVPAGQSYEGVTFSSASLLANEDAPIAEFQPKPNRNGVWFEGTAHLALALRDRGARGDEKRAGRLLASLERAQDLLGADQTVGGRALPARSGVVSASSPLDTGFGFGYYPYRHTGATAWYLMAAVRANPLRA encoded by the coding sequence ATGACCGGCAGACAAGGCAGCAGCCCGGCGTTCGGCCGCCGTACCCTCCTCGGCACCGGCCTCGGGGCCGCGGCGGCGCTCGCCGTCGCCGGCGCGAGCCCGGCGCACGCGGCGGCCGAGACGGCGGCCCGGACCTCCGGCACCCCCGCCCGGCGGCGCGGACAGGCCTTCCTCGCCGCCGCCATGGACGCCTACCCCGACCATGGCGCCGTCCGGCTGACCCAGAGCTACACCGACCAGGCGGGCCTGTTCAGCACGGCCTTCACCTACGACAACGCCCTCGCCGTCCTCGCCCACCTCGCCGTGGGAACGGCGGACGGCCGGGCCAGGGCGGTGGCGCTCGGGGACGCGCTGATCTACGCCCAGGAGCACGACCCGGCGTACGACGACGGCCGACTGCGCCAGGCGTACAACGTCGGGCCGTACGTCTACTACGACGGCGTACCGCAGCCCGACGGGTTCGTGCGGGCGGACGGGACGGCCAACGTCGGCACCCAGTTCGGCTTCACGGGGACGGCTGTCGGCGACATGGCCTGGGCGGGGATCGCGCTGAGCGCGCTGGCCCGGCGGACCGGGGCCCGGCGGTTCCTCGCCGCCGCCGTGCGGATCGGGGAGTGGATCGAGCGGACCGGCCGTACGGACGAGCCCCTCGGCGGCTACAAGTTCGGGGTGAACGGGGCGAACGAGAGGTTGCCGTTCACCTCGACCGAGCACAACACCGACCTGATCTGTCTGTTCGGGCGCCTCGCCCGGCTCACCGGCGACCGGGTGTGGGCGGAGCGGCGGGCACGGGCCGAGGCCTTCGTGAAGCGGATGTGGGCCCCGACCCAGGGGCAGGGACAGAGCCTGTCCGGCGGCTTTTTCTACACCGGCACCAACGACGGTGTGACCGTCAACAAGTCGCCCATCCCCGAGGACACCCAGACCTGGACCCACCTCGCGCTCGACTCCGCGCGCGACTCCCGCTCCCTGGACTGGGCGGCCCGGGAGCTGGCCGTCCTCGACCACGCCGAGCGCCGCAACAGCACGGTCCCCGCCGGGCAGTCGTACGAGGGAGTCACCTTCAGCTCCGCCAGTCTGCTGGCGAACGAGGACGCCCCCATCGCCGAGTTCCAGCCGAAGCCGAACCGCAACGGCGTCTGGTTCGAGGGCACCGCCCACCTCGCGCTCGCCCTGCGCGACCGGGGCGCACGCGGCGATGAGAAGCGCGCCGGGCGGCTCCTCGCCTCCCTCGAACGCGCCCAGGACCTCCTCGGCGCCGACCAGACTGTCGGCGGCCGGGCCCTCCCCGCCCGCTCCGGCGTCGTCTCGGCCAGCAGCCCCCTCGACACGGGCTTCGGCTTCGGCTACTACCCGTACCGCCACACGGGCGCCACGGCCTGGTACCTGATGGCGGCGGTGCGCGCGAACCCGCTCCGGGCCTGA
- a CDS encoding extracellular solute-binding protein, whose translation MTRRFKVLVLLVALVLVSAGSMVAVWSERDDAPVTILGPWTDEQGEQFEEVLRGFGIPFEYQGTAAQREVLLSKVQSGEPPDIAIMPGVGELAEYAGQNRLKPLNDLYAREEYGAPWNPVSESSEDADGNADGNADGNADEDAYWVPVKADLKSIVWYREGERPANSPAPLESWCIGMGDDGASGWPGSDWIEDLVLQREGPDVYEGWARGDAEVPWTGDSVRGAWEAWAGLLRQDRKSARRALLTDHRGEPDGHGLLFDAPDGCALEHQGSFARSFYGTQRRQAGLMDSAPLLPGGGYRVRAHEVTGDFAALFGDRPRARDLIERLASRAGQQKWADAADVFSANRRVRPGDSPLEQEIARRLTGTGRRCLDASDVMPPAVRDAFYEAVLLTIARAAAGEDLDVAALLTDVQNVAAAQPDRGPALRTVCSA comes from the coding sequence ATGACCCGGCGGTTCAAGGTGCTGGTGCTGCTGGTGGCGTTGGTGCTGGTCTCGGCCGGCAGCATGGTGGCGGTCTGGTCGGAGCGGGACGACGCGCCGGTGACCATTCTCGGGCCGTGGACCGACGAGCAGGGCGAGCAGTTCGAGGAGGTGCTGCGGGGCTTCGGCATCCCCTTCGAGTACCAGGGCACCGCGGCCCAGCGCGAGGTGCTGCTGTCCAAGGTGCAGTCGGGGGAACCCCCGGACATCGCGATCATGCCGGGCGTCGGCGAACTCGCCGAGTACGCCGGCCAGAACCGCCTCAAGCCGCTCAACGACCTCTACGCGCGGGAGGAGTACGGCGCCCCCTGGAACCCGGTGAGCGAGTCCTCCGAGGACGCGGACGGGAACGCCGACGGGAACGCCGACGGGAATGCCGACGAGGACGCGTACTGGGTCCCGGTCAAGGCGGACCTGAAAAGCATCGTCTGGTATCGCGAGGGCGAGCGCCCGGCGAACTCGCCTGCCCCGTTGGAGAGTTGGTGCATCGGGATGGGGGACGACGGCGCCTCCGGCTGGCCCGGCAGCGACTGGATCGAGGACCTCGTCCTGCAGCGGGAGGGCCCGGACGTCTACGAGGGGTGGGCACGCGGCGACGCCGAGGTGCCCTGGACCGGCGACTCCGTGCGCGGCGCCTGGGAGGCGTGGGCCGGGCTGCTCAGGCAGGACCGGAAGTCGGCCCGGCGCGCCCTGCTCACCGACCACCGCGGCGAACCCGACGGACACGGCCTCCTCTTCGACGCGCCGGACGGCTGCGCCCTGGAACACCAGGGTTCCTTCGCCCGCTCCTTCTACGGCACACAACGGCGGCAGGCGGGCCTGATGGACTCCGCCCCGCTGCTGCCGGGCGGCGGCTACCGGGTCCGGGCCCACGAGGTGACCGGCGACTTCGCCGCGCTGTTCGGCGACCGCCCCCGGGCCCGCGACCTCATCGAACGGCTGGCCTCCAGGGCGGGCCAGCAGAAGTGGGCCGACGCGGCGGACGTCTTCTCGGCGAACCGCCGGGTACGACCGGGGGACAGCCCCCTCGAACAGGAGATCGCCCGACGACTCACCGGCACGGGGCGCCGCTGCCTCGACGCCTCCGACGTCATGCCCCCCGCCGTCCGCGACGCCTTCTACGAGGCCGTCCTCCTCACCATCGCCCGCGCGGCGGCCGGGGAGGACCTCGACGTGGCGGCACTGCTGACGGACGTACAGAACGTGGCCGCGGCACAGCCGGACCGGGGGCCGGCCTTGCGGACGGTGTGCAGCGCGTAG
- a CDS encoding LacI family DNA-binding transcriptional regulator — translation MTGRTLGLVCAPAGRNRVYTDTQLAFIGGVVEAATAYDCDVRVSPADRAGDGSFRRMVEGGGRGRGRGGGSGGGGGSGGRRVDGVIVMEVRLEDDRVERLAGAGFPFVTIGRNSRAEETSWVDLDFAGLARGCVYHLADLGHRRIAFVNRSEQLFRSGYGSTHLGLEGYTKAMAEQTLTPHAYLCDDEVTAGEEILEGILRDDPATTSLVTMNEAALEGLYRGLLRRGLNVPRDFSVVGVAAGRWAEHLTPRLTAAEIPAKEMSRVAVDLLLRRLTAPAAPPRHILLKPLIALHASTGPHHPPPGTLPERDFPDLDHFPDLLEPDTARQHPDRPRAGG, via the coding sequence ATGACCGGCCGCACGCTCGGTCTCGTCTGCGCCCCGGCGGGCCGGAACCGCGTCTACACCGATACGCAACTGGCGTTCATCGGTGGGGTGGTGGAGGCGGCGACGGCGTACGACTGCGATGTGCGGGTGTCGCCGGCCGACCGGGCGGGCGACGGCTCGTTCCGGCGGATGGTGGAAGGAGGCGGACGTGGACGTGGACGTGGGGGTGGGAGTGGGGGTGGGGGCGGCAGCGGGGGGCGGCGGGTCGACGGGGTGATCGTGATGGAGGTCAGGCTGGAGGACGACCGGGTGGAGCGCCTCGCCGGGGCCGGGTTCCCGTTCGTGACGATCGGGCGGAACAGCAGGGCGGAGGAGACGAGCTGGGTCGACCTGGACTTCGCGGGGCTGGCCCGGGGGTGTGTGTACCACCTGGCCGACCTCGGCCATCGCAGGATCGCCTTCGTGAACAGGTCCGAGCAGCTCTTCCGGAGCGGGTACGGCTCCACCCATCTCGGGCTGGAGGGCTACACCAAGGCCATGGCGGAACAGACGCTCACCCCGCACGCGTACCTCTGCGACGACGAGGTGACCGCGGGCGAGGAGATCCTGGAGGGGATCCTCCGGGACGACCCGGCGACCACGTCCCTGGTCACCATGAACGAGGCCGCTCTGGAGGGCCTCTACCGCGGCCTCCTGCGGCGCGGTCTGAACGTCCCGCGCGACTTCTCGGTGGTCGGTGTCGCCGCCGGCCGCTGGGCGGAACACCTGACGCCACGGCTCACCGCCGCCGAGATCCCCGCCAAGGAGATGAGCCGGGTCGCCGTCGACCTCCTCCTCCGCCGCCTCACCGCACCGGCCGCCCCGCCCCGCCACATCCTTCTCAAACCCCTGATCGCCCTCCACGCCAGCACCGGCCCCCACCACCCACCCCCCGGCACCCTCCCCGAACGGGACTTCCCGGACCTGGACCACTTCCCGGACCTGCTGGAGCCCGACACGGCACGGCAGCACCCGGACCGGCCGCGTGCCGGAGGCTGA
- a CDS encoding SpoIIE family protein phosphatase: MSGDGSGTDRAGPASVQSSARTSARASAQTSAQTSARTSARTSARTSARTSGRSADTDEPVTATVDAEGLVTGWSEGARRLLGHRAAEVVGRAAAELVAGYDGPGLRAERGGGGTAVLRHRDGHPVRLALSWSPSLGADGKARGYVVTATAPDSLSAATGSTGAVRRRRTLAWSQTQSPLRMAMFTEGPEGWRRDPGLSGGPPGDAAEAGFAELVRRVAEEARPMRHEHTAPGPFSSRQQAWITEMWPVRDPVTGQVCGVGTATFDNSEEHWARQRLALLNEAGSRVGSTLDVMRTAQELADLAVPRLADFVSVDLLDSVLRGREPTPGPLDTAVALRRAAHQSTYESVPEAAVPLGGLDAYPPFSPPARALITGEPLISGVDDPDYQRWVTEDGTRRDHVRRFGFHSVMATPLRARGITLGVAFFARRSGSKPFERDDLVLAEELAGRAAVGVDNARRYTRERTNALTLQRSLLPRELPKQAAVEVAYRYLPAGSGAGVGGDWFDVVPLSGTRVALVVGDVVGHGLHASATMGRLRTAVRTLADVDLPPDELLTHLDDLVTHLTYDDESVPEDLEMPSAAEIGATCLYAVYDPVSRICTLAGAGHPPPAVLYPDGTVEVVKLSPGPLLGVGGLPFESTEVELPEGSLLAFYTDGLVGARDHDIGLGQRRLCEALASPVPSLEAACDTVLEALLPDSPAADDVALLLARTRALHTDQVAAWSLPSDPAIVADARAQASRQLALWGLQEAAFVTELVVSELVTNAIRYGAVPIGLRLIRDRTLICEVSDASSTAPHLRRARAYDEGGRGLHMVARLTQGWGTRQTSTGKTIWAEQPLPATAR, translated from the coding sequence GTGAGCGGGGACGGATCGGGGACGGACAGGGCCGGTCCGGCTTCCGTCCAGTCGTCCGCGCGGACATCGGCTCGGGCATCCGCCCAGACATCGGCCCAGACATCGGCCCGGACATCGGCCCGGACATCGGCTCGGACATCTGCTCGGACATCCGGTCGCTCCGCGGACACGGACGAGCCCGTCACGGCGACCGTCGACGCCGAGGGCCTCGTCACGGGCTGGAGCGAGGGCGCCCGGCGGCTGCTGGGCCACCGTGCCGCCGAGGTGGTGGGGCGGGCCGCGGCCGAGCTGGTGGCCGGGTACGACGGACCGGGGCTTCGCGCGGAGCGGGGCGGCGGCGGTACGGCGGTGCTCCGCCACCGGGACGGCCACCCCGTACGGCTCGCCCTGAGCTGGTCGCCCTCGCTGGGCGCCGACGGGAAGGCGCGGGGGTACGTCGTCACGGCGACCGCCCCGGACTCGCTGAGCGCCGCGACCGGGTCCACCGGGGCGGTTCGCCGCCGTCGAACGCTCGCGTGGTCGCAGACCCAGTCGCCGTTGCGCATGGCGATGTTCACCGAGGGGCCGGAGGGGTGGCGGAGGGACCCCGGGCTGTCCGGGGGACCCCCGGGCGACGCGGCCGAGGCGGGGTTCGCGGAGCTTGTGCGGCGGGTGGCCGAAGAGGCGCGGCCGATGCGTCATGAACACACCGCGCCCGGCCCGTTCTCCTCGCGTCAGCAGGCCTGGATCACCGAGATGTGGCCGGTCAGGGACCCCGTCACCGGCCAGGTGTGCGGGGTCGGCACGGCGACCTTCGACAACAGCGAGGAGCACTGGGCGAGACAGCGGCTGGCCCTGCTGAACGAGGCCGGCAGCCGGGTCGGCAGCACCCTGGACGTGATGCGCACGGCCCAGGAACTGGCGGATCTGGCGGTCCCCCGGCTCGCCGACTTCGTCAGTGTGGACCTCCTCGACTCGGTGCTGCGCGGCCGGGAACCGACGCCGGGCCCGCTCGACACCGCCGTCGCGCTGCGGCGGGCCGCCCACCAGTCGACGTACGAGAGCGTCCCGGAGGCCGCCGTACCGCTCGGCGGGCTCGACGCCTATCCGCCGTTCTCCCCGCCCGCCCGCGCCCTCATCACCGGGGAACCGCTGATCAGCGGCGTCGACGACCCCGACTACCAGCGGTGGGTCACCGAGGACGGGACGCGCCGGGACCATGTCCGGCGGTTCGGCTTCCACTCGGTCATGGCCACCCCGCTGCGGGCCCGGGGGATCACGCTCGGGGTGGCGTTCTTCGCCCGGCGCAGCGGCTCGAAGCCCTTCGAGCGGGACGATCTGGTGCTCGCCGAGGAACTCGCGGGCCGGGCTGCCGTGGGCGTGGACAACGCACGCCGGTACACCCGGGAACGCACCAACGCGCTCACCCTGCAACGCAGTCTGCTCCCCCGCGAGCTGCCGAAGCAGGCGGCGGTCGAGGTGGCGTACCGCTATCTGCCGGCCGGTTCGGGGGCGGGGGTCGGCGGCGACTGGTTCGACGTGGTGCCGCTCTCCGGCACCCGGGTCGCCCTGGTCGTCGGCGATGTCGTCGGACACGGTCTGCACGCCTCCGCGACCATGGGGCGGCTGCGTACGGCGGTCCGTACGCTCGCCGATGTCGACCTCCCGCCGGACGAGCTGCTCACCCACCTCGACGACCTGGTCACCCACCTCACCTACGACGACGAGAGCGTCCCCGAGGACCTGGAGATGCCGTCCGCCGCCGAGATCGGCGCGACCTGTCTGTACGCCGTCTACGACCCGGTCTCACGGATCTGCACCCTGGCCGGCGCGGGCCATCCGCCTCCGGCGGTGCTGTACCCGGACGGCACGGTCGAGGTGGTGAAGCTGTCGCCGGGGCCGCTGCTGGGGGTCGGTGGTCTGCCGTTCGAGTCGACCGAGGTGGAACTGCCCGAGGGCAGCCTGCTCGCGTTCTACACCGACGGGCTGGTCGGGGCCCGCGACCACGACATCGGGCTGGGCCAGCGGCGGCTGTGCGAGGCCCTCGCCTCCCCCGTGCCCTCCCTGGAGGCCGCCTGCGACACGGTGCTCGAAGCGCTGCTGCCCGACAGCCCGGCGGCCGACGACGTGGCGCTGCTGCTCGCCCGCACCCGCGCGCTGCACACGGACCAGGTCGCCGCGTGGTCGCTGCCGTCCGATCCGGCGATCGTCGCGGACGCCCGCGCGCAGGCCTCCCGCCAACTGGCCCTCTGGGGGCTGCAGGAGGCGGCGTTCGTCACGGAGTTGGTGGTGAGCGAGCTGGTCACCAACGCCATCCGGTACGGCGCCGTCCCCATCGGGCTCCGGCTGATCCGTGACCGCACCCTCATCTGCGAGGTGTCCGACGCCAGTTCCACCGCGCCCCATCTGCGCCGCGCCCGTGCCTACGACGAGGGCGGCCGGGGGCTGCACATGGTGGCCCGGCTCACCCAGGGCTGGGGCACCCGGCAGACGTCCACCGGCAAGACCATCTGGGCCGAACAGCCGCTTCCGGCGACCGCCCGATGA